The following coding sequences are from one Streptomyces sp. NBC_01485 window:
- the nuoH gene encoding NADH-quinone oxidoreductase subunit NuoH, giving the protein MSPYFAAEDLSMFGRDPWWLVVVKAVFCFAFLMVTVLFSIVWERKVVAWMQLRIGPNRHGPWGMLQSLADGVKLMLKEDLIVKRADKVVYVLAPIIAAIPAFMAIAVIPFGPADNEISILGQRTTMQLTDLPIAMLYILAVASVGIYGIVLAGWSSGSTYPLLGGLRSCAQMISYEIAMGAAFASVFLYSGSMSTSTIVEQQQDRWYILLLPVSFILYIVTMVGETNRAPFDMPESEGDLVGGFNTEYSSIKFALFMLAEYVNMVTVSAVATTLFLGGWRAPWPISTFWEGANHGWWPMLWFVVKVQLLLFFFIWLRGTLPRVRYDQLMKLGWKVLIPVSVTWLMLVATVRTLRNEHYDFADIFLYVAGGVLGVLLLSFVVDMFRNGGKEAQAPAETAGFDPMAGGFPVPPLPGQELPPVPRRSPRRERELIVSGGVDTVSDGSLDGKEASDG; this is encoded by the coding sequence ATGAGCCCGTACTTCGCCGCTGAAGACCTCTCGATGTTCGGCCGCGACCCCTGGTGGCTGGTCGTCGTCAAGGCCGTCTTCTGCTTCGCCTTCCTGATGGTGACCGTGCTGTTCTCCATCGTGTGGGAGCGCAAGGTCGTCGCCTGGATGCAACTGCGCATCGGTCCCAACCGGCACGGCCCCTGGGGCATGCTCCAGTCGCTCGCCGACGGCGTCAAACTGATGCTGAAGGAGGACCTCATCGTCAAGCGCGCGGACAAGGTGGTGTACGTCCTCGCGCCGATCATCGCGGCCATCCCGGCCTTCATGGCGATCGCGGTGATCCCCTTCGGCCCGGCCGACAACGAGATCTCGATCCTCGGCCAGCGCACCACGATGCAGTTGACCGACCTGCCGATCGCGATGCTCTACATCCTCGCGGTCGCCTCGGTAGGCATCTACGGCATCGTGCTGGCGGGCTGGAGTTCCGGCTCCACCTACCCGCTGCTGGGCGGCCTGCGGTCCTGCGCGCAGATGATCTCCTACGAGATCGCCATGGGCGCCGCGTTCGCGTCGGTGTTCCTCTACTCGGGGTCGATGTCGACGTCGACGATCGTCGAGCAGCAGCAGGACCGCTGGTACATCCTGCTGCTGCCGGTGTCGTTCATCCTGTACATCGTCACGATGGTCGGCGAGACCAACCGCGCCCCCTTCGACATGCCGGAGTCCGAGGGCGACCTGGTCGGCGGCTTCAACACCGAGTACTCGTCGATCAAGTTCGCGCTGTTCATGCTCGCCGAGTACGTGAACATGGTGACGGTCTCCGCCGTGGCGACCACGCTCTTCCTCGGCGGCTGGCGGGCCCCCTGGCCGATCAGCACCTTCTGGGAGGGCGCGAACCACGGCTGGTGGCCGATGCTCTGGTTCGTCGTCAAGGTGCAACTGCTGCTGTTCTTCTTCATCTGGCTGCGCGGCACGCTGCCCCGCGTCCGCTACGACCAGTTGATGAAGCTCGGCTGGAAGGTCCTGATCCCGGTCTCGGTGACGTGGCTGATGCTCGTCGCGACGGTGCGCACGCTGCGCAACGAGCACTACGACTTCGCCGACATCTTCCTGTACGTCGCCGGCGGTGTCCTGGGCGTGCTGTTGCTCTCCTTCGTCGTGGACATGTTCCGCAACGGAGGGAAGGAGGCGCAGGCCCCCGCCGAGACGGCCGGTTTCGACCCGATGGCGGGCGGATTCCCCGTGCCGCCGCTGCCCGGACAGGAGCTGCCGCCGGTGCCGAGGCGCAGCCCGCGCCGGGAGCGGGAGCTCATTGTCAGTGGTGGGGTGGACACTGTGAGTGACGGATCGCTGGATGGAAAGGAGGCGTCCGATGGCTGA
- a CDS encoding NADH-quinone oxidoreductase subunit G has translation MTVTTSAPSGGGEAAVPPEDLVTLTIDGAEISVPKGTLVIRAAEQLGIEIPRFCDHPLLDPAGACRQCIVEVEGQRKPMASCTITCTDGMVVKTQLTSPVAEKAQHGVMELLLINHPLDCPVCDKGGECPLQNQAMSHGQAESRFEGRKRTYEKPVPISTQVLLDRERCVLCARCTRFSNQIAGDPMIELVERGALQQVGTGEGDPFESYFSGNTIQICPVGALTSAAYRFRSRPFDLVSSHSVCEHCSGGCATRTDHRRGKVMRRLAADDPEVNEEWICDKGRFAFRYAQQRDRLDTPLVRNAEGDLVPASWPEALQIAAQGLLASRGRTGVLTGGRLTVEDAYAYSKFARVALDTNDIDFRARVHSSEEADFLAARVAGRGRDLGGTSRTESGGGTGVTYTSLEKAPAVLLVGFESEEEAPGVFLRLRKAWRGHGQRVFSLATHATRGLGKAGGTLLPAAPGTETEWLDALASDDGLEGAGAKAAEALRADGAVIVVGERLASVAGGLTAAVRAASATGARLAWIPRRAGERGAIEAGALPSLLPGGRPATDPRARAEVAAVWGLAELPHRYGRDTGQIVEAAASGELQALLVAGVEVADLPDPPRAREALAEAGFVVSLELRPGEVAERADVVLPVAAVAEKAGAFLNWEGRVRSFEAALKPDQMTRRPAPSDARVLQMLADAMDVHLGLPDLRTARAELDRLGAWDGPRATEPLETAAQLPRPAAGEAVLAGHRLLLDQGVLQQGDEALAGTRHAARARVSPATAAEAGVKDGDVLAVTGPAGVVELPLQITEMPDRVVWLPLNSTGRGVASDAGATPGSLVRIGPATLTADAPKEVEA, from the coding sequence ATGACGGTGACCACCAGCGCTCCCTCCGGGGGCGGCGAGGCGGCGGTCCCGCCGGAAGATCTCGTGACGCTGACCATCGACGGCGCCGAGATCAGCGTGCCCAAGGGCACCCTGGTCATCCGGGCCGCCGAACAGCTCGGCATCGAGATCCCCCGCTTCTGCGACCACCCTCTCCTCGACCCGGCGGGCGCCTGCCGCCAGTGCATCGTCGAGGTCGAGGGCCAGCGCAAACCCATGGCGTCCTGCACGATCACCTGTACGGACGGGATGGTGGTGAAGACTCAACTCACCTCGCCCGTGGCCGAGAAGGCGCAGCACGGTGTGATGGAGCTGCTCCTCATCAACCACCCGCTGGACTGCCCGGTCTGCGACAAGGGCGGCGAGTGCCCCCTGCAGAACCAGGCCATGTCGCACGGCCAGGCGGAGTCCCGCTTCGAGGGCCGCAAGCGGACGTACGAGAAGCCCGTCCCGATCTCCACGCAGGTGCTGCTCGACCGTGAACGGTGCGTGCTGTGCGCGCGCTGCACCCGGTTCTCCAACCAGATCGCGGGCGACCCGATGATCGAGCTGGTCGAGCGGGGCGCGCTGCAGCAGGTCGGCACCGGTGAGGGCGACCCCTTCGAGTCGTACTTCTCCGGCAACACCATCCAGATCTGCCCCGTCGGCGCGCTGACCTCGGCGGCGTACCGATTCCGCTCCCGGCCCTTCGACCTCGTCTCCTCGCACTCCGTGTGCGAGCACTGCTCCGGCGGCTGCGCCACGCGCACCGACCACCGGCGCGGCAAGGTCATGCGGCGCCTGGCCGCCGACGATCCCGAGGTCAACGAGGAGTGGATCTGCGACAAGGGGCGGTTCGCGTTCCGGTACGCGCAGCAGCGGGACCGGCTCGACACGCCTCTGGTGCGCAACGCCGAGGGCGACCTCGTACCGGCTTCCTGGCCGGAGGCGTTGCAGATCGCGGCTCAGGGGCTGCTGGCGTCGCGCGGCAGGACCGGTGTCCTGACCGGCGGCCGGCTCACCGTCGAGGACGCCTACGCGTACAGCAAGTTCGCGCGCGTGGCGCTCGACACCAACGACATCGACTTCCGCGCGCGCGTGCACAGCAGCGAGGAGGCCGACTTCCTGGCCGCCCGCGTCGCAGGCCGGGGCCGTGACCTTGGGGGCACCTCCCGGACGGAGTCTGGGGGAGGTACGGGCGTCACGTACACCTCGCTGGAGAAGGCGCCCGCCGTCCTGCTGGTCGGGTTCGAGTCGGAGGAGGAGGCACCCGGCGTCTTCCTGCGTCTGCGCAAGGCCTGGCGCGGGCACGGGCAGCGGGTGTTCTCGCTGGCCACGCATGCCACCCGGGGTCTGGGGAAGGCGGGCGGCACGCTGCTGCCGGCCGCTCCGGGCACCGAGACGGAGTGGCTGGACGCGCTGGCGAGTGATGACGGCCTGGAGGGCGCGGGCGCGAAGGCCGCCGAGGCGCTGCGGGCCGACGGCGCGGTGATCGTCGTCGGGGAGCGGCTGGCCAGTGTGGCCGGCGGTCTCACCGCCGCCGTGCGGGCCGCCTCGGCGACCGGCGCCCGGCTGGCGTGGATTCCGCGCAGGGCGGGGGAGCGGGGCGCGATCGAGGCGGGTGCGCTGCCGTCGCTGCTGCCGGGCGGACGTCCGGCCACCGATCCACGCGCGCGTGCGGAGGTCGCCGCGGTCTGGGGCCTGGCCGAACTCCCGCACCGGTACGGCCGGGACACCGGGCAGATCGTCGAGGCCGCCGCGTCCGGCGAACTTCAGGCGCTGCTCGTCGCGGGCGTCGAGGTCGCGGACCTGCCCGACCCGCCGCGCGCGCGTGAGGCGCTCGCCGAGGCCGGTTTCGTGGTGTCGCTGGAGCTGCGGCCCGGCGAGGTCGCCGAGCGCGCCGACGTCGTCCTCCCGGTGGCCGCGGTCGCCGAGAAGGCGGGCGCCTTCCTCAACTGGGAGGGCCGGGTCCGCTCCTTCGAGGCGGCGCTGAAGCCCGACCAGATGACCCGCCGCCCGGCGCCCTCCGACGCGCGCGTGCTGCAGATGCTGGCCGACGCCATGGACGTCCACCTCGGCCTGCCGGACCTGCGCACCGCGCGCGCGGAGCTCGACCGGCTCGGCGCCTGGGACGGCCCCCGGGCCACCGAACCCCTGGAGACCGCCGCTCAGTTGCCGCGCCCCGCCGCCGGGGAGGCCGTCCTCGCCGGGCACCGTCTGCTGCTCGACCAGGGTGTCCTCCAGCAGGGCGACGAGGCGCTCGCCGGGACCCGGCACGCCGCACGCGCGCGTGTGTCGCCCGCCACGGCCGCCGAGGCGGGCGTCAAGGACGGCGACGTGCTCGCCGTGACCGGACCCGCCGGAGTGGTCGAACTGCCGCTGCAGATCACCGAGATGCCCGACCGCGTGGTCTGGCTCCCGCTGAACTCCACCGGCCGGGGCGTCGCCTCCGACGCCGGGGCCACGCCCGGCTCCCTCGTCCGTATCGGCCCGGCGACGCTCACCGCCGACGCCCCCAAGGAGGTGGAGGCATGA
- the nuoF gene encoding NADH-quinone oxidoreductase subunit NuoF: protein MMTLAPELKGSSPEKLLAPVLSAFWDEDRSWSLDVYRRHEGYEGLRKALAMSPDDLIAYVKESGLRGRGGAGFPTGMKWQFIPQGDGKPHYLVVNADESEPGTCKDIPLLFANPHSLIEGMVIACYAIRSSHAFIYLRGEVVPVLRRLHEAVREAYAAGYLGENILGSGLDLELTVHAGAGAYICGEETALLDSLEGRRGQPRLRPPFPAVAGLYACPTVVNNVESIASVPAILQNGKEWFRSMGSEKSPGFTLYSLSGHVAGPGQYEAPLGITLRQLLEMSGGMRPGHRLKFWTPGGSSTPMFTDEHLDVPLDYEGVGAAGSMLGTKALQCFDETTCVVRAVTRWTEFYAHESCGKCTPCREGTYWLVQLLRDIEAGKGALSDLDKLNDIADNINGKSFCALGDGAASPIFSSLKYFREEYEEHITGRGCPFDPARSTAWADKHTEVNA, encoded by the coding sequence GAGAAGCTGCTCGCACCCGTGCTGTCGGCCTTCTGGGACGAGGACAGGTCCTGGAGCCTGGACGTCTACCGAAGGCACGAAGGATACGAGGGCCTCCGCAAGGCGCTCGCCATGTCGCCGGACGACCTGATCGCGTACGTCAAGGAATCAGGTCTGCGAGGGCGGGGCGGCGCGGGATTCCCGACGGGAATGAAATGGCAGTTCATTCCCCAGGGGGATGGAAAGCCGCACTATCTAGTTGTCAACGCCGACGAATCGGAGCCCGGGACCTGCAAGGACATCCCGCTCCTCTTCGCGAACCCGCACAGCCTCATCGAGGGCATGGTCATCGCGTGTTATGCCATCAGGTCGTCTCATGCCTTCATCTATCTGCGTGGTGAAGTCGTCCCTGTGCTGCGGCGGTTGCACGAGGCCGTGCGCGAGGCCTACGCGGCCGGTTACCTCGGCGAGAACATCCTGGGCAGCGGACTCGACCTCGAACTCACCGTGCACGCCGGCGCCGGCGCGTACATCTGCGGTGAGGAGACCGCGCTGCTCGACTCGCTCGAAGGCCGCCGTGGTCAACCGCGGCTTCGTCCCCCCTTTCCTGCGGTCGCGGGCCTCTACGCGTGCCCGACTGTGGTGAATAACGTCGAGTCGATCGCGTCAGTTCCCGCGATCCTGCAAAACGGCAAAGAATGGTTCAGGTCGATGGGAAGCGAGAAGTCCCCGGGCTTCACGCTCTACTCGCTCAGCGGCCATGTCGCCGGCCCCGGCCAGTACGAAGCCCCGCTCGGCATCACCCTCCGCCAACTCCTCGAGATGAGCGGCGGCATGCGACCCGGGCACCGGCTCAAGTTCTGGACGCCGGGCGGCTCCTCGACGCCGATGTTCACCGACGAGCACCTCGACGTCCCTCTTGACTACGAAGGAGTGGGTGCCGCGGGTTCCATGCTCGGCACCAAAGCTCTGCAGTGCTTCGACGAGACGACCTGCGTCGTGCGTGCCGTCACCCGCTGGACCGAGTTCTACGCCCACGAGTCCTGCGGCAAGTGCACCCCGTGCCGCGAAGGCACGTACTGGCTCGTGCAGTTGCTGCGGGACATCGAGGCAGGCAAGGGCGCCCTCTCCGATCTCGACAAGCTCAACGACATCGCCGACAACATCAACGGCAAGTCCTTCTGCGCCCTCGGCGACGGCGCGGCCTCGCCGATCTTCTCCTCGCTCAAGTACTTCCGCGAGGAGTACGAGGAGCACATCACGGGCCGCGGCTGCCCCTTCGACCCGGCCAGGTCGACGGCCTGGGCGGACAAGCACACGGAGGTGAACGCATGA
- the nuoI gene encoding NADH-quinone oxidoreductase subunit NuoI has protein sequence MAEEPKETGQSKPGFQNPVAGFGVTFKAMFKKRLTEQYPEQEKTTAPRFHGRHQLNRHPDGLEKCVGCELCAWACPADAIYVEGADNTEEERYSPGERYGRVYQINYARCILCGLCIEACPTRALTMTNEFELADSSRANLIYTKEQLLAGLEDGMVDSPHAIYPGTDEQDYYQGLVTEAAPGTEQQVAVSKGEKPLDEEVEA, from the coding sequence ATGGCTGAGGAGCCAAAGGAGACCGGGCAGTCGAAGCCCGGCTTCCAGAACCCCGTGGCCGGCTTCGGTGTGACCTTCAAGGCCATGTTCAAGAAGCGGCTGACCGAGCAGTACCCGGAGCAGGAGAAGACCACGGCTCCCCGGTTCCACGGACGGCACCAGCTCAACCGCCATCCGGACGGCCTGGAGAAGTGCGTCGGCTGCGAGCTGTGCGCCTGGGCCTGCCCCGCCGACGCCATCTACGTGGAGGGCGCGGACAACACAGAGGAGGAGCGCTACTCGCCGGGCGAGCGGTACGGGCGCGTCTACCAGATCAACTACGCCCGCTGCATCCTGTGCGGCCTGTGCATCGAGGCGTGCCCCACGCGCGCGTTGACGATGACCAACGAGTTCGAGCTCGCCGACTCCAGCCGCGCCAACCTGATCTACACCAAGGAGCAACTGCTCGCCGGCCTCGAGGACGGCATGGTGGACTCCCCGCACGCCATCTACCCGGGGACGGACGAACAGGACTACTACCAAGGTCTGGTCACGGAGGCCGCGCCGGGCACGGAGCAGCAGGTTGCCGTCTCCAAGGGCGAGAAGCCTTTGGACGAGGAGGTGGAGGCATGA